The following coding sequences are from one Microtus pennsylvanicus isolate mMicPen1 chromosome 1, mMicPen1.hap1, whole genome shotgun sequence window:
- the LOC142839091 gene encoding olfactory receptor 5H17, with amino-acid sequence MEKENKTLWTEFVLTGLTCQPQWKILLFLVFLVIYLMTIMGNLGLITLIWNDPRLHIPMYLFLSNLAFVDTWLSSTVTPKMLFNLLDKGKVTSLSECMGQFFSFAISVTTECFLLAAMAYDRYAAICNPLLYPVIMTNRLCIRLLVLSFVGGFIHAVIHESFLFRLTFCKSNILYHFYCDVIPLLKISCTDPSLNYLIIFIFSGSIQVFSIMTILISYTFVLFTILKKKSDKGVRKALSTCGAHLLSVSLYYGPLLFMYVHPASSEADDQDMILSLFYTVIIPVLNPIIYSLRNKQVIDSLKKMLKIKV; translated from the coding sequence ATGGAAAAGGAGAACAAAACGTTATGGACAGAGTTTGTTCTCACAGGTCTCACATGCCAACCACAGTGGAAAATCCTTCTGTTCCTAGTGTTCTTGGTAATATACCTCATGACCATTATGGGGAATCTTGGTCTTATCACTCTTATCTGGAATGACCCTCGACTTCACATCCCCATGTACTTATTTCTTAGTAACTTAGCCTTTGTGGATACTTGGTTATCATCCACAGTGACACCAAAGATGCTATTCAACCTTTTAGACAAGGGCAAGGTAACTTCTCTTTCTGAATGCATGGGGCAGTTCTTTTCCTTTGCAATCAGTGTGACCACAGAATGTTTTCTCTTGGCAGCAATGGCTTATGACCGCTATGCTGCTATATGCAATCCTTTGCTTTATCCAGTAATTATGACCAATAGACTATGCATTCGCTTATTAGTTTTATCATTTGTAGGTGGTTTTATTCATGCTGTAATTCATGAAAGTTTTTTATTCAGATTAACCTTCTGTAAGTCTAACATACTATATCACTTTTACTGCGATGTTATACCACTGTTGAAAATTTCCTGTACTGATCCTTCTTTGAATTatctgataatttttattttctctggatCAATACAAGTGTTTTCCATTATGACAATTCTTATCTCCTACACATTTGTTCTCTTTACAATTCTAAAAAAGAAGTCTGACAAAGGTGTAAGAAAAGCCTTATCCACATGTGGAGCCCACCTCTTATCTGTGTCTTTGTACTATGGACCTCTTCTCTTCATGTATGTGCACCCGGCATCTTCAGAAGCAGATGATCAAGACATGATCCTCTCTCTGTTTTACACAGTTATAATTCCTGTATTAAATCCAATTATCTACAGCCTCAGAAATAAGCAAGTCATAGATTCTCtgaaaaaaatgctgaaaataaaAGTTTAG